A window of the Calditrichia bacterium genome harbors these coding sequences:
- a CDS encoding sugar kinase: MSILVVGSIALDSVETPFGKVDNALGGSALYFSNAASLFSPVNIVGVVGNDFDFAEIDYLKTKGCDFSGMTVETGETFRWGGRYHKNVNKRDTLFTHLNVFEKFKPVIPEKYGDCELIFLANIDPELQLDVLRQIKKPRLTVLDTMNFWIHGKRDALLDLVRKVDVMILNDEELTDLTGKLNLYEGGAELLDMGLQAIVVKKGQHGAVMLDKDGQFLAPAFPVSKVVDPTGAGDTFAGGFLGYLSTCAKIDDAAFRKAVIYGTVSASYVVEGFSFNRLREIGKSDLDARFAELQQMTRF, from the coding sequence ATGTCTATTTTGGTTGTCGGTTCGATTGCGTTGGATTCTGTGGAAACACCTTTTGGTAAAGTGGACAATGCGCTGGGCGGCTCCGCGCTGTATTTCAGTAATGCTGCCAGTTTATTTTCCCCGGTGAATATTGTTGGTGTCGTCGGAAATGATTTTGATTTCGCCGAAATTGACTATTTGAAAACCAAAGGCTGCGATTTTTCCGGAATGACTGTCGAAACCGGCGAAACCTTTCGCTGGGGCGGACGCTACCACAAAAATGTCAACAAACGCGATACGCTGTTCACCCATCTCAACGTTTTTGAAAAATTCAAACCGGTCATTCCCGAAAAATACGGCGATTGCGAATTGATTTTTTTGGCAAATATCGATCCGGAATTGCAACTGGATGTGCTTCGGCAGATCAAAAAACCGCGACTGACCGTGCTGGATACCATGAATTTCTGGATTCACGGGAAACGCGATGCGTTGCTGGATCTCGTTCGAAAAGTAGATGTGATGATTTTGAACGATGAAGAATTGACCGATCTCACCGGAAAATTAAATCTGTACGAAGGCGGCGCAGAATTGCTCGATATGGGATTGCAGGCGATTGTCGTCAAAAAAGGGCAGCACGGCGCAGTGATGCTGGATAAAGACGGACAGTTTTTGGCACCCGCTTTTCCGGTCAGCAAAGTGGTTGATCCGACCGGCGCCGGCGATACGTTTGCCGGCGGATTTTTGGGTTACCTTTCCACATGCGCGAAAATTGACGATGCTGCGTTCCGGAAAGCGGTCATTTACGGTACGGTTTCCGCATCGTATGTTGTTGAAGGATTTAGCTTTAACCGGCTTCGAGAAATTGGCAAAAGTGATCTCGATGCCCGTTTTGCCGAACTTCAGCAAATGACCCGTTTTTAG
- a CDS encoding aminotransferase class I/II-fold pyridoxal phosphate-dependent enzyme yields the protein MTIKKSGIFTKVVHGSHPERIKGAVNTPIFQASTFLTTKVGQPEDVRYTRLNNNPSQLAVSQKIADLENTEAAVVTASGMAAITTALMSVLNAGDHVLFQRSLYGGTHAFAVNDLPAMGIAFDFVDASEPDNWKAKLRPETRAIYVESITNPTMEVVDFKEIIRFAKAHNLISLIDNTFASPVNFRPAEIGFDIVLHSCTKYLNGHSDIIAGAICGSESQIANTLPKLNRLGGSLDPHACFLLERGMKTLAVRMAQHNRNAMDLGQFLVGHPKVLKVNYPGLPASSTFRMARRFFDGYGGMLSFEVSGGADAALQLVQSLELAIFAPSLGSVETLVTLPAQTSHIGMTPAERQALGISDGLIRVSVGIESTGDLISDFARALSEI from the coding sequence ATGACGATAAAAAAATCTGGAATCTTCACAAAAGTTGTTCACGGTTCTCACCCGGAGCGCATCAAAGGTGCGGTAAATACGCCCATTTTTCAGGCATCTACTTTTTTGACAACCAAGGTGGGGCAACCGGAAGATGTACGCTACACCCGTTTGAACAACAATCCCAGCCAATTGGCAGTCAGCCAAAAGATTGCGGATTTGGAAAATACGGAAGCCGCAGTTGTCACCGCCAGCGGCATGGCAGCGATCACAACCGCGTTGATGAGCGTATTAAATGCCGGCGATCATGTTCTTTTTCAGCGCAGTTTGTATGGCGGAACGCATGCGTTTGCCGTGAACGATTTGCCGGCAATGGGCATCGCATTCGATTTTGTTGATGCGTCAGAACCTGACAATTGGAAAGCGAAGCTTCGCCCGGAAACCCGGGCAATTTATGTGGAAAGCATCACCAATCCAACGATGGAAGTTGTTGATTTCAAAGAAATTATCCGCTTCGCGAAAGCACACAACCTGATTTCGTTGATCGACAATACGTTTGCCAGCCCGGTCAATTTTCGTCCGGCTGAAATTGGTTTCGACATCGTTTTGCACAGTTGCACAAAATACCTCAACGGGCATTCAGATATTATTGCCGGAGCGATTTGCGGCAGCGAATCGCAAATTGCCAACACATTGCCGAAACTGAACCGACTGGGCGGATCGCTGGACCCGCATGCCTGCTTTTTGTTGGAACGCGGCATGAAAACACTGGCAGTTCGGATGGCGCAGCACAATCGCAACGCAATGGATTTGGGGCAATTTTTGGTCGGGCATCCCAAAGTGTTGAAGGTAAATTATCCGGGACTTCCTGCAAGTTCGACTTTCCGGATGGCTCGCCGGTTTTTTGACGGCTATGGCGGAATGCTCAGTTTCGAAGTGAGTGGCGGCGCTGATGCTGCACTGCAACTCGTGCAATCGCTTGAATTGGCGATTTTTGCACCAAGTTTGGGCAGTGTGGAAACGCTGGTTACGCTGCCGGCGCAAACTTCGCATATCGGCATGACGCCCGCTGAACGGCAGGCGTTGGGAATTAGTGACGGGTTAATTCGTGTTTCGGTGGGCATCGAGAGCACCGGCGATTTGATCAGCGATTTCGCCCGTGCATTGAGTGAAATTTAA
- a CDS encoding MATE family efflux transporter, which produces MNRQILRLAIPNILSNLTVPLLSSVDTALVGRLDDTHFLGAVAVGSAMFSFIYWGFGFLRMGTTGLTAQAFGEKNQPEMSLILARALVVAGISALLLMAVQVPAAKLSFYLIDASSDVEHFASRYFYIRMTAAPATLALFVLNGWFLGMQNAKFPLYLSVFVNLTNIVFSVIFVRFFAMNSDGVALGTVCAQYLSLIAGLFLLFRGYQPDWRSVTRSAIFKSETFRRYLQINRDIFIRTICLVFALAYFTAQSAEFGDDLLAVNTILMQLLLILAYGTDGFAFAAESLIGKFIGERNRKSLREVIRLSFFWSMGLGAITSCFYYIFYRDLIFIFTDKTHLADLAMPFIGWVAIAPLINGFSYIWDGIFIGATDGKALRNAMLICTFIFYLPVYWLFRDVLGNHALWLAMTIFMLARGVSLWIYAKFRMRIWLSTAGDN; this is translated from the coding sequence ATGAACCGGCAAATTCTCCGTCTGGCAATTCCCAACATCCTAAGCAACCTTACTGTGCCGCTGCTCAGCTCGGTTGATACAGCGCTCGTCGGGCGATTGGACGACACCCATTTTCTCGGCGCAGTGGCAGTTGGCAGCGCCATGTTCAGCTTTATTTATTGGGGTTTCGGGTTTCTGCGGATGGGCACAACCGGATTGACAGCGCAGGCTTTCGGCGAAAAAAATCAGCCGGAAATGTCGCTGATTTTGGCACGGGCATTGGTAGTGGCCGGGATTTCCGCGCTACTGTTGATGGCGGTTCAGGTGCCAGCCGCCAAGCTCAGTTTTTATCTGATCGACGCATCTTCGGATGTCGAACATTTTGCCAGCCGCTATTTTTACATCCGCATGACTGCTGCGCCTGCAACACTGGCGTTGTTTGTGCTTAACGGTTGGTTTTTGGGAATGCAAAATGCGAAATTCCCGCTCTATCTCTCTGTTTTTGTGAACCTTACAAATATTGTTTTCAGCGTTATTTTTGTGCGGTTTTTCGCGATGAATTCCGATGGCGTGGCGCTCGGCACCGTTTGCGCGCAATATTTGTCGCTGATTGCCGGATTATTTTTATTGTTTCGCGGTTACCAACCGGACTGGCGATCGGTTACGCGCAGTGCCATTTTTAAATCGGAAACGTTCCGGCGGTATTTGCAAATCAATCGCGATATTTTTATCCGCACGATATGCCTGGTTTTTGCGTTAGCCTATTTTACCGCGCAATCCGCGGAATTCGGCGACGATCTGCTGGCGGTGAACACCATTTTGATGCAGCTTTTGCTCATTCTCGCATACGGCACTGATGGATTTGCTTTCGCCGCAGAAAGCTTGATCGGTAAATTTATCGGCGAACGAAACCGCAAATCGTTGCGGGAAGTGATTCGGCTCAGCTTTTTCTGGTCGATGGGATTGGGTGCCATAACATCTTGTTTTTATTACATTTTCTATCGCGATCTGATTTTCATTTTTACAGATAAAACGCACCTTGCTGATCTGGCGATGCCGTTTATCGGCTGGGTTGCGATCGCGCCGCTCATCAACGGATTCAGCTATATTTGGGATGGCATTTTTATCGGCGCAACTGATGGAAAGGCGTTGCGCAACGCAATGCTGATCTGCACATTTATATTTTATTTGCCGGTTTATTGGCTGTTTCGGGATGTTCTCGGGAATCATGCGCTGTGGCTTGCGATGACCATTTTCATGCTTGCCAGAGGTGTTTCGCTGTGGATTTACGCAAAATTTCGGATGCGAATCTGGTTGTCAACCGCGGGCGACAATTAA
- a CDS encoding glycosyltransferase gives MSETALLNLYRSISPSVGKIYVIPDIEKFSRHNTYLQLLYGNLLDKNSPVAVQSFSIVPLAIILRRLSGEQSVVHHHWFECRDFPGLLNVFWKFTILGIYRFFGGKIVWTVHNRLPHSGKWLRINRFLRKIWSKFPQKIHVHCKSAIQPVSKELGIPAHRFFVVEHPPYPAQILPADRAKTLLAEQFPNLRFSTKQRIFLMFGYIAPYKGILEVAEIFEKMNPDKVLVIAGSVKREGKEYAHALKIIADRAANIHIITAHIPETEVPLFFNAVDTVIFNYRDILQSGGVVLARSYHKTVIVPTIGCLKELTGSDVHHFENIDHLNKIISAL, from the coding sequence ATGAGCGAAACTGCGTTGCTCAATTTATACCGGTCTATTTCCCCGTCTGTCGGGAAAATTTATGTCATTCCCGATATCGAAAAATTTTCCCGACACAACACCTATTTGCAATTGCTTTACGGAAATTTGCTCGACAAAAATTCGCCGGTTGCCGTGCAGAGCTTCTCAATTGTGCCATTAGCAATTATTCTGCGACGATTATCCGGTGAGCAATCCGTGGTTCATCATCACTGGTTCGAGTGTCGCGATTTTCCGGGCTTACTCAATGTTTTTTGGAAGTTTACGATTTTGGGGATTTACCGCTTTTTTGGCGGGAAAATTGTCTGGACAGTACACAACCGTTTGCCGCACAGCGGAAAATGGCTGCGCATTAATCGATTTCTGAGAAAAATTTGGAGCAAATTTCCACAGAAAATACACGTTCACTGTAAATCTGCAATCCAGCCCGTATCAAAAGAATTGGGCATCCCGGCGCACCGTTTTTTTGTAGTTGAACACCCGCCCTACCCTGCCCAAATTTTGCCTGCTGATCGCGCAAAAACACTGCTTGCCGAACAATTTCCCAATTTACGATTTTCCACCAAGCAACGCATTTTTTTGATGTTCGGATACATCGCTCCATATAAAGGTATTCTGGAAGTTGCTGAAATTTTCGAAAAAATGAACCCGGACAAAGTGCTGGTCATCGCCGGGAGCGTCAAACGCGAAGGAAAGGAATATGCCCACGCGCTGAAAATTATCGCCGATCGCGCTGCAAATATCCACATCATTACAGCGCACATTCCCGAAACAGAAGTGCCGTTATTTTTCAACGCTGTTGATACTGTCATCTTCAATTATCGCGATATTTTACAATCCGGCGGCGTGGTTTTGGCGCGGAGTTACCACAAAACAGTGATCGTTCCCACCATTGGCTGTCTGAAAGAATTGACCGGGAGCGACGTGCATCATTTTGAAAACATCGACCACCTAAATAAAATAATTTCAGCACTTTAA
- a CDS encoding gamma-glutamylcyclotransferase: MQKFPFPEETLLFVYGTLRSEFSENSYQQFLNMHAQILGRGFLCGKLFDLGNYPAAIAATDPENRVVGEIYALNPSTYLELLRILDEYESCNGPAPEYVRRQCTVKLGNHIVRAWVYLYHREIENMIPIPDGDYVNHCMRKAR, from the coding sequence ATGCAAAAATTCCCATTCCCGGAAGAAACGCTCTTATTTGTTTATGGCACATTGCGTAGCGAATTTTCCGAAAATTCATATCAACAATTTTTAAATATGCATGCCCAGATTTTGGGACGGGGATTTTTGTGTGGAAAATTGTTTGATCTGGGAAATTATCCGGCAGCCATTGCCGCAACCGATCCCGAGAACCGGGTTGTTGGAGAAATCTACGCATTGAACCCTTCGACATATCTTGAATTATTGCGTATTTTAGATGAATACGAATCATGCAACGGGCCAGCGCCGGAATATGTTCGCAGGCAATGCACCGTAAAATTGGGGAATCACATTGTCCGTGCGTGGGTTTATCTGTATCATCGTGAAATTGAAAATATGATCCCGATTCCTGATGGCGATTATGTGAATCACTGCATGCGGAAGGCGCGCTGA
- a CDS encoding DUF2927 domain-containing protein encodes MTAFVSIAGLFACAGNSPNTLLSQPKIDKAVGNTVKNSDYNILQYDDLDYFSEIAFGSEYGFSNYEIKKWENDVELQVMGHPTQQDIAALAAVIADLNQLISPNLHITLVENGGNAEIHFIPHSEFYQFELPGLLFYGGFFRNWWQANGEIYRGLVVIGTDKTDQELRTHLIREELTQMLGLMNDSVKYPDSIFFQANSLTDKFSALDMRLIRYLYSNAIQPGMNMNEVRNRLKNALAKTN; translated from the coding sequence TTGACAGCTTTTGTTTCAATTGCCGGATTGTTCGCATGTGCCGGCAATTCGCCAAACACGTTGCTGTCTCAGCCGAAAATAGATAAAGCTGTTGGTAACACTGTAAAAAATTCAGATTACAACATTTTACAGTATGATGATTTGGATTATTTCTCAGAAATTGCATTTGGCTCTGAGTATGGTTTCAGCAATTATGAAATCAAAAAATGGGAGAATGATGTTGAATTGCAGGTGATGGGGCATCCGACACAGCAGGATATTGCTGCCCTTGCTGCGGTAATCGCCGATCTGAACCAATTGATTAGCCCCAACTTGCACATCACTTTGGTGGAAAATGGCGGAAACGCGGAAATTCATTTTATTCCGCATTCGGAATTTTACCAATTTGAGCTTCCCGGATTGTTGTTTTACGGTGGTTTTTTCCGGAATTGGTGGCAGGCAAACGGGGAAATTTATCGCGGGTTGGTTGTTATCGGAACGGATAAAACGGATCAAGAACTCCGAACACATTTGATTCGTGAAGAATTAACCCAAATGTTGGGTTTGATGAATGATTCAGTAAAATACCCGGACAGCATTTTTTTTCAGGCCAACAGTTTGACCGATAAATTTTCGGCGCTGGACATGCGATTGATCCGCTATTTATACAGCAACGCAATTCAGCCGGGAATGAACATGAACGAAGTTCGAAATCGCCTAAAAAATGCCCTGGCAAAAACCAACTGA
- the thrS gene encoding threonine--tRNA ligase, with product MKISFPDGNQREFDSGITGGEIAKSISGKLAKVALAVKFNGKVLELWRPLDQDGELQILTFDDPEGKEVFWHSTAHLMAQAIKRKYPKAQLGIGPPIDGGFYYDIDLDQAITPEDFDALESEMAAIVDKDFPINRDVLSRSDALDFFKKHNEELKLELINDLPEDSTITAYSQGEFTDLCRGPHVPSTGKLGKHFKLLSVAGAYWRGDEKRQQLQRIYATNYPKRQMLDEHLRRIEEAKKRDHRKLGKELDLFSFHSETAGAGFAYWHPKGALVRTTIENFLRDEQEKRGYEFVVSPHIVSAELYKTSGHYDWFLENMYPMTIEGEEYFIKPMNCPCHIKIFETKLHSYRDLPVRLAEFGTVYRYEKSGVLHGLLRVRGFTQDDAHIFCTEEQLNDEIVGVLDLLEFVMQKFGFTEYKIELSVWDPENTAKYAGEASEWDRAEQALVEALSGKGWDYTRHEGEAAFYGPKIDVKVVDALGRLWQCGTVQFDFNLPRRFKLKYIGTDGNSHMPYMVHRALVGSIERFVGVLVENYGGQFPLWLAPVQAVLMPITDRHLPYARQLAEELHQKGLRVEVDDRNEKVGFKIREAEVMKIPYMLVVGDKEVEDQQVSVRHKGEGNLGSMPVAALADRLVHEIENKVIYSS from the coding sequence ATTAAAATCAGCTTTCCGGACGGTAATCAGCGCGAATTTGATTCGGGTATTACCGGCGGCGAAATCGCCAAATCAATCAGCGGCAAGCTGGCAAAAGTTGCACTTGCTGTTAAATTCAACGGAAAGGTTTTGGAGCTTTGGCGTCCATTAGACCAAGACGGCGAGTTGCAAATCCTGACGTTTGATGATCCCGAAGGAAAAGAAGTTTTTTGGCACAGTACCGCGCATTTGATGGCACAGGCTATCAAGCGGAAATATCCGAAGGCGCAGTTGGGCATCGGTCCGCCAATTGACGGCGGCTTTTATTATGATATTGATCTCGATCAGGCGATTACCCCTGAAGATTTTGACGCACTCGAATCTGAAATGGCCGCTATCGTCGATAAAGATTTCCCAATTAACCGCGATGTGTTGAGCCGGAGTGATGCGCTTGATTTTTTCAAAAAGCATAACGAAGAACTCAAGCTCGAACTGATTAACGATTTGCCTGAAGATTCAACGATTACTGCATATTCGCAGGGGGAATTTACAGATCTTTGTCGTGGACCGCACGTGCCTTCGACCGGAAAACTGGGAAAGCATTTCAAGCTTCTCAGCGTTGCCGGCGCGTATTGGCGTGGTGATGAAAAACGGCAGCAACTGCAACGTATTTACGCTACAAATTATCCCAAACGGCAGATGCTGGACGAGCATCTCCGGCGAATTGAAGAGGCAAAAAAACGCGACCACAGAAAGCTTGGTAAAGAACTGGATTTATTCAGTTTTCATTCCGAAACGGCAGGTGCCGGGTTTGCATATTGGCATCCGAAAGGTGCTCTGGTTCGCACAACTATTGAAAATTTTCTGCGCGATGAACAGGAAAAGCGTGGTTATGAATTTGTGGTCAGCCCTCATATTGTTTCCGCTGAATTGTATAAAACCAGCGGTCACTATGACTGGTTTTTGGAAAATATGTATCCGATGACCATCGAAGGTGAGGAATATTTCATCAAGCCGATGAATTGTCCCTGCCACATTAAAATATTTGAAACCAAACTGCACAGTTACCGGGATTTACCGGTTCGGCTGGCAGAATTCGGTACTGTTTATCGGTACGAAAAAAGTGGTGTGTTGCACGGTTTGTTGCGTGTTCGCGGATTTACTCAGGACGATGCTCACATTTTTTGCACCGAAGAACAATTGAATGATGAAATTGTTGGTGTGCTCGATTTGCTCGAATTTGTGATGCAGAAATTTGGATTCACCGAGTATAAAATTGAGCTCAGCGTTTGGGATCCCGAAAATACTGCAAAATACGCCGGCGAAGCCAGTGAATGGGATCGCGCTGAACAAGCGTTGGTAGAGGCATTGAGTGGCAAAGGATGGGATTACACCCGTCACGAAGGCGAAGCTGCTTTTTACGGACCCAAAATCGATGTAAAAGTTGTTGATGCACTCGGGCGTTTGTGGCAATGCGGCACGGTTCAGTTTGATTTTAACCTGCCCCGCCGTTTTAAATTGAAATATATCGGAACTGATGGCAATTCACACATGCCATATATGGTCCACCGGGCTTTGGTCGGATCGATCGAGCGATTCGTCGGTGTGCTGGTCGAAAACTATGGCGGTCAATTTCCGCTGTGGCTGGCGCCGGTGCAGGCAGTTTTGATGCCGATTACGGATCGTCATTTGCCATATGCCCGTCAACTGGCTGAAGAGCTGCATCAAAAAGGTCTTCGCGTGGAAGTTGACGATCGTAATGAGAAAGTCGGTTTCAAAATTCGCGAAGCTGAAGTGATGAAAATCCCGTATATGCTGGTTGTCGGCGATAAAGAAGTTGAAGATCAGCAGGTATCGGTTCGTCACAAAGGCGAAGGTAACCTTGGTTCCATGCCGGTTGCAGCATTAGCCGATCGGTTGGTTCATGAGATCGAGAACAAAGTTATTTATTCATCATAA
- a CDS encoding translation initiation factor IF-3 has translation MNKKNDTTRINNQIRVPQVRVIGHDGEQLGIMNTRDAMKAALDVRLDLVEVAPNASPPVCRIMDFGKYQYEKNKKEKEGRKKTHTVTVKEIRLRPKTDTHDMETKMKQAKKFLEQKNKVKFSVIFKGRELAYKDMGRVLLEEVLKELEEDGVIEQPIKLEGRRMTLLLNSKH, from the coding sequence ATTAACAAAAAGAACGATACGACCCGGATTAACAACCAGATTCGCGTACCACAGGTAAGGGTCATTGGTCATGACGGGGAACAGTTGGGAATTATGAATACCCGCGACGCAATGAAAGCTGCATTGGATGTGCGCCTCGATCTGGTTGAAGTTGCGCCAAATGCCTCGCCACCTGTTTGCAGGATCATGGACTTCGGCAAATATCAGTACGAAAAGAACAAAAAAGAGAAAGAAGGACGGAAGAAAACCCATACCGTTACGGTAAAGGAAATTCGCCTGCGTCCCAAGACCGATACCCATGATATGGAAACAAAGATGAAACAGGCAAAAAAGTTTCTGGAGCAGAAAAACAAAGTCAAATTTTCTGTGATATTCAAAGGCCGGGAACTGGCGTATAAAGATATGGGTAGAGTACTCCTGGAAGAAGTGTTAAAAGAACTTGAAGAAGATGGTGTCATCGAACAGCCGATTAAGTTGGAAGGGCGACGGATGACCTTGTTATTGAATAGTAAACATTAA
- the rpmI gene encoding 50S ribosomal protein L35 encodes MPKMKSNRGAKKRFKLTASGKVKHRRNYKSHILTKKSTKRKRDLRKYKYVHDSDVPRVKEMLLAS; translated from the coding sequence ATGCCTAAAATGAAATCCAACCGCGGCGCGAAAAAGCGTTTCAAATTGACCGCCAGCGGGAAAGTTAAGCATCGCCGAAATTACAAAAGCCATATTCTGACCAAAAAAAGCACGAAGCGTAAGCGCGATCTTCGCAAATACAAATACGTCCACGATTCGGATGTGCCGCGTGTAAAGGAAATGTTGCTGGCTAGCTAA
- the rplT gene encoding 50S ribosomal protein L20, producing the protein MPRAKNNVAARKRHKKVMKMAKGYRLSKSNLYRTAKDTVEKGLQYAYRDRRQKKRSFRSLWIARINAACRLNGTTYSQFMHGLSAINVELDRKALAQMAMHDPEGFKALVDQTAA; encoded by the coding sequence ATGCCAAGAGCAAAAAATAATGTCGCAGCACGTAAGCGACACAAAAAAGTAATGAAAATGGCGAAAGGCTATCGCCTGAGCAAAAGCAACCTGTATCGTACCGCAAAAGATACGGTCGAAAAAGGATTGCAATATGCCTATCGCGATCGTCGCCAGAAAAAACGGAGTTTCCGCAGTTTGTGGATTGCCCGTATCAACGCTGCATGCCGTTTGAATGGCACAACTTATTCGCAATTTATGCACGGTTTGAGCGCGATTAATGTTGAACTGGATCGTAAAGCTTTGGCACAAATGGCCATGCACGATCCGGAAGGTTTTAAAGCGTTGGTCGATCAGACAGCTGCCTGA
- the pheS gene encoding phenylalanine--tRNA ligase subunit alpha, with protein sequence MKNQVSEVRDQFLREIQSANDANSLEALRVKYLGRKGSVTGLFKLMGKVSADERPAFGKLLNELRDEVETALKEKTEQADSTPKTASIDLSLPGRKPRVGRLHPLTQIAREIKQIFGRMGFSIAEGPEVESDYLNFESLNTPKLHPARSMQDTFYVSAELLLRTHTSPVQIRTMHANKPPIRIIAPGRVYRRDTPDASHSPVFHQVEGLYIDEGVSMGDLKAILATFAREMFGEETKVRFRPSFFPFTEPSAEVDIWWESARGGRWLEIMGCGMVDPNVLEMANVDPEKYTGWAFGMGIDRIAMLKYSLKDIRLFFDNDMRFLEQF encoded by the coding sequence ATGAAAAATCAAGTATCAGAAGTTCGGGATCAATTTTTAAGAGAAATCCAGTCTGCAAACGACGCTAATTCGCTGGAAGCACTGCGCGTAAAATATTTGGGAAGAAAAGGTTCCGTAACCGGGTTGTTCAAATTGATGGGCAAAGTTTCAGCCGATGAAAGACCCGCTTTCGGAAAATTGCTAAACGAATTGCGCGACGAAGTTGAAACTGCGTTGAAAGAAAAAACCGAACAAGCCGACAGCACACCCAAAACAGCATCCATCGACCTGAGTTTACCGGGACGCAAACCTCGGGTCGGGCGGTTGCACCCGCTGACCCAGATTGCCCGCGAAATCAAACAAATTTTTGGACGAATGGGCTTCAGCATCGCGGAAGGGCCGGAAGTTGAATCGGATTATCTCAACTTTGAATCGCTAAATACGCCCAAATTACATCCTGCGCGATCGATGCAGGATACGTTTTATGTGAGTGCGGAATTGCTGTTGCGAACCCACACTTCGCCGGTTCAGATTCGCACGATGCATGCTAACAAACCGCCAATTCGTATTATTGCGCCGGGCAGGGTGTATCGACGCGATACGCCGGATGCCAGTCACTCACCGGTTTTTCACCAGGTTGAGGGATTGTATATCGACGAAGGTGTAAGCATGGGCGATTTGAAAGCCATTTTGGCAACCTTTGCCCGTGAAATGTTTGGCGAGGAAACAAAAGTTCGCTTTCGCCCAAGCTTTTTCCCGTTTACAGAACCGAGCGCAGAAGTGGATATTTGGTGGGAATCCGCTCGCGGCGGTCGCTGGCTGGAAATTATGGGCTGTGGAATGGTTGACCCGAATGTGCTCGAAATGGCCAATGTCGATCCTGAAAAATATACCGGCTGGGCATTTGGAATGGGAATTGATCGCATTGCAATGCTCAAATATTCGCTAAAAGATATTCGCCTGTTCTTTGATAACGATATGCGTTTTTTAGAACAGTTTTGA